The Nonlabens spongiae genome contains a region encoding:
- a CDS encoding sulfite exporter TauE/SafE family protein, which translates to MIWSALLFGLLGSLHCVGMCGPIAFLLPLDRKSKTKRFFQLVGYHSGRLLTYSLLGALIGLAGRSFNLFGIQQQLSIFIGVAMILVILIPAKTVGRYNFSRPIYSWVGKIKSSMGKELKKKDPFSFFTIGLLNGFLPCGLVYMAIFGALASGGSGYGAAYMAVFGLGTVPLMTTAAYIGNFLKGSIRQKILKVIPVLVMLVGMLFILRGLGLGIKYISPSDHVAVEKVSATYNCH; encoded by the coding sequence ATGATCTGGTCGGCTTTACTTTTTGGGTTATTGGGAAGTTTGCACTGTGTAGGCATGTGCGGGCCTATTGCTTTTTTGCTACCACTGGATCGTAAGAGTAAAACCAAGCGGTTCTTCCAGCTTGTAGGCTATCACAGTGGTAGACTGTTGACCTACTCCTTGCTGGGAGCATTGATAGGCTTGGCCGGACGCAGTTTTAATCTGTTTGGGATCCAGCAGCAACTTTCTATCTTTATAGGAGTTGCTATGATCTTGGTAATTTTGATTCCGGCCAAAACGGTCGGCCGGTATAATTTTTCAAGACCTATTTACAGCTGGGTAGGTAAGATCAAGAGCAGTATGGGGAAAGAGCTCAAGAAAAAAGATCCGTTTAGCTTTTTTACCATAGGCTTGCTCAATGGTTTTTTACCTTGTGGGCTGGTGTATATGGCGATTTTTGGAGCGCTGGCAAGTGGCGGTTCAGGCTATGGAGCTGCTTACATGGCAGTTTTTGGTTTGGGAACCGTCCCGCTCATGACCACGGCTGCTTATATCGGTAACTTCTTAAAAGGAAGCATCAGACAGAAGATCCTGAAAGTGATTCCAGTCTTAGTAATGCTAGTAGGAATGCTATTCATTTTAAGAGGATTGGGTCTAGGAATTAAATACATCTCTCCTTCAGATCATGTCGCTGTAGAAAAAGTTTCAGCAACCTACAACTGTCATTGA
- the ccoN gene encoding cytochrome-c oxidase, cbb3-type subunit I, which translates to MELEKFYYDNKIVRKFIVATMLWGIVGMSVGLLLAFMFLFPNLTDGISWLSFGRLRPLHTNAVIFAFVGNAIFAGVYYSSQRLLKARMWKDWLSNFNFWGWQAIIVGAAITLPLGYTTSKEYAELEWPFDIAIALVWVAFGANLIGTIFQRRQRHLYVAIWFYLGTFVTVAVLHIVNSIELPISALKSYSAYAGVQDALVQWWYGHNAVAFFLTTPFLGLMYYFVPKAANRPVYSYRLSIVHFWSLIFIYIWAGPHHLLYTSLPGWAQSLGVAFSVMLIAPSWGGMINGLLTLRGAWDKVRTDPVLKFMVVAITGYGMATFEGPMLSLKNVNAIAHFSDWVIAHVHVGALAWNGFLTFGMVYWLVPVLFKTSLWSKKLANAHFWIGTLGIIMYALPMYVAGFVQASMWKQFNPDGTLVYGNFLETVSEIMPMYWMRAIGGSMYIVGAIIGVYNVIMTARAGKKVTDELAEAAPLQKVTSKRTASEGYHTWLERRPVKLTIFATIAILIGGMVQIIPSLTVDDYVPAISSVKPYTPLELEGRDIYIRESCNSCHSQMVRPFRSEVERYGEYSKAGEFVYDHPFLWGSKRTGPDLHRIGQKYSDNWHLNHFYDPQSTSSGSIMPSYKWLITNELDKSKTQDKMQAMVTLGVPYSQEEIDRAQEWMLEQGAQIEENLYSDPDFAKTYEADKKYAQENGEEFIEMRNREVVAIIAYLQRLGTDIKVQPKEETASITKNQ; encoded by the coding sequence ATGGAACTAGAGAAGTTTTATTATGACAACAAGATCGTGCGCAAATTCATTGTCGCGACCATGTTATGGGGAATCGTAGGGATGAGCGTAGGGCTTTTGCTCGCGTTCATGTTTTTATTCCCCAACCTGACCGACGGTATCTCCTGGCTCAGTTTTGGGCGTTTGAGACCCTTGCACACAAATGCGGTCATCTTTGCCTTTGTGGGTAACGCCATTTTTGCAGGTGTTTATTACTCATCGCAACGCTTGCTCAAGGCCCGCATGTGGAAAGACTGGCTAAGTAACTTTAATTTTTGGGGCTGGCAGGCGATCATTGTGGGAGCAGCGATAACGCTTCCCCTAGGTTACACCACTTCAAAGGAATATGCTGAGCTGGAATGGCCATTTGATATTGCCATTGCATTGGTTTGGGTTGCGTTTGGAGCTAACTTAATCGGTACAATATTCCAGAGAAGACAGCGTCACTTGTATGTTGCGATCTGGTTTTATTTGGGAACTTTTGTTACCGTTGCTGTTCTGCATATTGTAAACAGTATTGAGTTGCCTATTTCAGCATTAAAAAGTTATTCTGCTTATGCGGGAGTACAAGATGCGCTGGTGCAATGGTGGTACGGTCATAATGCGGTGGCATTTTTCCTGACTACGCCATTCTTGGGCCTCATGTATTACTTCGTTCCCAAAGCGGCCAATAGACCAGTGTATTCTTACAGACTTTCGATCGTCCACTTCTGGTCGCTCATATTTATTTACATCTGGGCGGGACCTCACCATTTGTTATACACCTCCCTACCTGGCTGGGCACAAAGTTTAGGGGTAGCATTTTCAGTGATGCTTATCGCTCCGTCGTGGGGAGGTATGATCAACGGTTTGCTTACACTGCGTGGGGCCTGGGATAAAGTACGCACCGATCCGGTTCTTAAATTTATGGTGGTTGCAATCACAGGTTATGGTATGGCGACTTTTGAGGGTCCTATGCTATCGCTCAAAAATGTAAATGCGATTGCACACTTTAGCGATTGGGTTATTGCCCACGTACACGTGGGAGCACTTGCCTGGAATGGATTCTTAACTTTTGGGATGGTGTATTGGTTGGTTCCGGTACTTTTTAAAACAAGTCTCTGGTCCAAGAAATTGGCAAACGCTCATTTCTGGATTGGTACGCTGGGGATCATTATGTATGCATTACCTATGTACGTTGCCGGATTTGTACAAGCCTCCATGTGGAAGCAATTCAACCCAGACGGTACATTGGTTTACGGTAACTTCCTGGAGACGGTAAGTGAAATCATGCCTATGTACTGGATGCGTGCGATAGGGGGAAGTATGTACATTGTAGGAGCTATCATAGGAGTTTACAATGTAATTATGACCGCTCGCGCCGGTAAAAAAGTTACAGACGAACTTGCCGAAGCCGCGCCACTGCAAAAAGTAACCAGTAAAAGAACGGCCTCAGAAGGCTACCACACTTGGTTGGAAAGAAGACCGGTGAAGCTGACCATTTTTGCCACGATAGCTATCTTAATCGGTGGGATGGTGCAAATTATACCATCTCTCACAGTCGATGATTATGTACCAGCGATTAGCAGTGTGAAACCTTACACACCGCTAGAACTGGAAGGTCGTGATATATACATACGAGAAAGCTGTAATTCCTGCCACTCACAGATGGTGCGACCCTTCCGTAGTGAGGTGGAGCGTTATGGAGAATATAGTAAAGCGGGAGAATTTGTGTACGACCACCCATTCTTGTGGGGAAGTAAACGTACCGGGCCCGATCTGCACCGTATAGGTCAGAAGTACAGCGACAACTGGCACTTGAACCACTTCTACGATCCGCAGAGTACTTCATCTGGTTCGATTATGCCTTCTTACAAATGGTTGATCACAAACGAGCTGGATAAAAGTAAAACTCAAGATAAGATGCAAGCCATGGTGACTCTGGGCGTGCCTTATTCACAAGAAGAGATTGACCGCGCACAGGAGTGGATGCTGGAACAGGGAGCTCAAATTGAGGAAAACCTTTATTCAGACCCAGACTTTGCAAAAACCTATGAAGCCGATAAGAAGTATGCCCAAGAAAATGGCGAGGAATTCATAGAAATGCGCAATAGGGAAGTGGTAGCCATCATTGCCTACCTACAGCGACTGGGGACCGATATAAAAGTCCAGCCCAAAGAAGAAACCGCATCAATTACTAAAAACCAATAG
- a CDS encoding FixH family protein: MKINWGWGIAIGMLAFIAFIMYFVVTMSTSKEFDHDLVTEDYYAKEMVYQQEIDAETNTRNLDEAILSKKIAEGWQIDFPKSLEPSKIKGTLAFYRPSNEKLDFEIALNLTDQVVIIPEERLLGGRWNITIDWEYEGKPYLYKESITY; the protein is encoded by the coding sequence ATGAAAATCAATTGGGGATGGGGAATAGCGATAGGCATGCTGGCATTCATCGCATTCATCATGTACTTTGTGGTTACCATGAGTACCAGTAAAGAATTTGACCACGATCTCGTGACTGAAGATTATTATGCCAAAGAAATGGTGTATCAACAAGAAATCGATGCAGAAACTAACACCAGGAACCTGGATGAAGCTATTTTGAGCAAGAAAATCGCTGAAGGCTGGCAAATTGATTTTCCCAAATCACTGGAGCCTTCTAAAATTAAGGGAACACTTGCTTTTTATAGACCGTCTAACGAGAAACTGGATTTTGAAATAGCACTAAATCTTACTGATCAAGTAGTAATCATTCCAGAGGAACGCTTGCTAGGAGGACGCTGGAACATCACTATAGACTGGGAGTATGAAGGTAAACCTTATCTATACAAGGAATCCATAACCTATTGA
- the ccoS gene encoding cbb3-type cytochrome oxidase assembly protein CcoS, whose amino-acid sequence MEIIYMLLAISVCVAIVFFVAFIITVKRGQYDDVYTPSVRMLFDDELVKNESTQLENNHKATEPQPINE is encoded by the coding sequence ATGGAAATCATCTATATGTTACTAGCAATAAGCGTTTGTGTCGCGATTGTGTTTTTTGTGGCTTTTATCATTACCGTGAAGCGCGGGCAGTATGATGATGTCTACACACCCTCAGTACGTATGCTGTTTGATGATGAGCTGGTAAAAAACGAGTCTACTCAACTTGAGAATAATCACAAGGCAACGGAGCCGCAACCAATAAATGAATAA
- a CDS encoding aminotransferase class I/II-fold pyridoxal phosphate-dependent enzyme: MNWRRYSKAQINQNIEEALEQNVNFYDDLAMGVPASHLDGEEFASNSQILEGSTYLKTLVANPNHIGVHTDESESENFFSGTQKLEAEVIKVIGEDILRADAESVDGYVSSGGTEGNIQALWTYRNYFRKRYDLGKDYSSIAVICSTDSHYSFDKGADLLNLHIFKVEVDQNTRKIKQQSLEKQIDNCKAQGVDKIILICNMMTTMFGSVDDLDDYWNKLSAENFEVKVHVDGAYGGFLYPFTVTDQKLNFKDDRITSFSLDAHKMLQAPYGTGLFLIRKGNLHHTLTDTAQYVSGMDCTLIGSRSGANAIAVYKILFNYGPFDWKEKVDRLAYRTKMLATHLTNLKVKFIHFEGSNIITIHKNYITPEISGKYGLVPDNHHDPSWYKIVVMDHVRGDKIRKFLEDLYHHHEVEFQPLVFP, from the coding sequence ATGAATTGGAGAAGATATAGCAAAGCCCAAATCAATCAGAATATAGAGGAAGCTCTTGAGCAAAACGTAAATTTCTATGACGACCTAGCTATGGGTGTACCCGCATCGCATCTGGACGGTGAGGAATTTGCCTCAAACTCTCAGATCCTTGAGGGCAGTACCTATCTCAAAACCCTCGTTGCTAATCCTAATCACATAGGGGTTCATACAGACGAGTCAGAATCTGAGAACTTTTTCTCAGGCACCCAAAAGTTAGAAGCTGAGGTCATAAAAGTCATTGGTGAAGATATTTTAAGAGCCGATGCAGAAAGTGTGGATGGCTACGTGTCCTCTGGAGGGACTGAGGGGAACATACAGGCATTATGGACCTACCGCAATTATTTCAGGAAAAGATATGATCTAGGAAAAGACTACAGCTCTATTGCAGTGATTTGTTCAACAGACTCCCACTATTCCTTTGATAAAGGAGCCGATCTTCTCAACCTCCATATTTTTAAAGTTGAGGTAGATCAAAACACCCGCAAGATCAAGCAGCAAAGCCTAGAGAAACAAATTGATAATTGCAAAGCTCAAGGAGTGGATAAGATAATCTTGATCTGCAACATGATGACCACCATGTTCGGATCAGTAGATGACTTGGATGATTATTGGAATAAGTTGAGTGCCGAGAATTTTGAGGTTAAAGTGCATGTAGATGGCGCATATGGAGGTTTTTTGTATCCCTTTACGGTTACTGATCAAAAATTGAATTTCAAAGACGATCGTATTACCTCCTTCTCGCTCGATGCACACAAAATGCTTCAAGCACCTTATGGAACCGGTCTCTTTTTGATCCGTAAAGGCAATTTGCATCACACTTTAACTGACACTGCGCAGTATGTTTCTGGAATGGATTGCACCCTCATAGGCAGTCGCTCTGGGGCAAACGCGATTGCAGTCTATAAAATCTTGTTCAATTATGGGCCTTTTGATTGGAAAGAAAAGGTGGATCGACTCGCCTACAGAACAAAAATGCTGGCGACCCATTTAACTAATTTGAAGGTTAAATTCATTCATTTTGAGGGGAGTAACATCATAACAATTCATAAAAATTACATCACACCTGAGATCAGCGGCAAGTACGGTCTCGTTCCAGATAATCACCATGATCCCAGTTGGTATAAAATCGTGGTTATGGATCATGTGAGAGGTGATAAGATCAGGAAATTTTTAGAAGATCTCTACCACCATCACGAGGTAGAATTTCAGCCACTAGTTTTCCCTTAA
- a CDS encoding CcoQ/FixQ family Cbb3-type cytochrome c oxidase assembly chaperone, giving the protein MLKYVKGSLENIDDVEMYPIISLLIFFIFFVCLFIWVITAKKAHIEEVSNIPLASDEDLFNPNNRES; this is encoded by the coding sequence ATGCTCAAATACGTAAAAGGGAGTCTAGAAAATATCGATGATGTGGAGATGTATCCCATCATATCGCTACTCATATTCTTCATCTTTTTTGTTTGCCTTTTTATATGGGTCATTACCGCAAAGAAGGCGCATATAGAAGAAGTCAGCAACATACCGCTGGCCAGTGATGAGGATTTGTTCAACCCAAATAATAGAGAATCATGA
- a CDS encoding heavy metal translocating P-type ATPase yields the protein MEKGNCFHCGDSCEKEVILHDGKDFCCNGCKTVYEILNESDLSYYYDLETTPGTTPSRFEGKFDFLENEIIAKKLLDFDENQIQVVSLTIPSIHCSSCIWVLENLNKLNKHVKSAQVNFPKKTVRITYSSEQLNLHQLVLLLCKIGYEPYISLDDTTGKRKKSIDRSLIFKLGVAGFAFGNIMFLSFPEYFEVGEFWLERFKSLFRWLMFAFALPVVFYSAQDYLISAFKSLRNKMLNIDVPIALGVLVLFLRSTLEIVMDWGTGFFDSLAGLVFFLLLGRFFQQKTYAYLSFERDYKSYFPVAVTRLVKQDSNEDGGSELSRFRESENTTETQTQVYDLEPGDRILIRNGELIPVDGILIKGSALIDYSFVTGEAEPVQKSSGEMLYAGGRQQAGIIELEVVKSVEQSYLTQLWSDAVFERDKSTFYQNITDKVSKHFTISLLSIAVLATLFWIFYEPSMALNVFTAVLIVACPCAIALAAPFTLGNVLRIFGRHKLYLKNSSVVEQLAEVDAVVFDKTGTLTSNEQSVVHYEGVALSDAERSLLTSTLRASNHPLSRSIYALLKENEIQTLDEFEEVVGKGMSARVHNDHIKVGALNYVSTTPVIEHPQKSNRTTVHISTNNQYKGCYVFYNQYREGVSELFKTLGADQELYVLSGDNDGEREYLNQILPAQTKFNFNQKPDDKLWFIKRLQEESKKVLMVGDGLNDAGALAQSDVGIAVSENVNVFSPACDGILDATRFRDLAGFISLSRKAKQVIKYAFVFSLFYNIIGLGFAVTGQLMPVVAAILMPLSSISIVAFTTVYTYFLGRKFNCQSAP from the coding sequence AAGGAGGTCATCCTTCACGACGGCAAAGACTTTTGCTGTAACGGCTGCAAGACCGTCTACGAGATCCTCAATGAAAGTGACCTTAGCTATTACTATGATCTGGAGACTACGCCTGGCACTACTCCTTCTCGTTTTGAAGGTAAGTTTGACTTTCTAGAAAACGAAATCATAGCAAAAAAACTTCTGGACTTTGATGAGAACCAAATCCAAGTAGTGTCTTTGACCATACCGTCCATTCATTGCAGCAGTTGTATCTGGGTACTTGAAAACCTGAACAAGCTTAATAAACATGTAAAATCTGCTCAGGTCAATTTTCCCAAAAAGACGGTCAGAATCACCTATTCCAGCGAGCAACTCAATCTTCACCAACTGGTCTTATTGCTGTGTAAAATAGGTTATGAACCCTACATCTCGCTAGACGATACCACCGGTAAAAGGAAAAAAAGCATTGACCGGAGCCTGATTTTCAAACTAGGCGTTGCGGGTTTTGCTTTTGGTAACATCATGTTTCTTTCCTTTCCCGAGTACTTTGAAGTGGGCGAGTTCTGGTTGGAGCGATTCAAGTCATTATTTAGATGGCTCATGTTTGCCTTTGCGCTGCCTGTAGTTTTTTATTCGGCGCAAGATTATTTGATCAGCGCTTTTAAAAGTCTGCGTAACAAGATGCTTAATATAGATGTTCCCATCGCTTTGGGCGTTTTGGTATTGTTTTTAAGGTCTACGCTGGAGATTGTCATGGACTGGGGTACCGGGTTTTTTGACAGCCTTGCGGGCTTGGTATTTTTTCTCTTGCTTGGAAGGTTTTTCCAGCAGAAAACCTACGCGTACCTATCTTTTGAGCGCGATTATAAGTCCTATTTTCCAGTTGCGGTAACGCGATTAGTGAAACAAGATTCAAATGAAGATGGAGGTTCTGAATTATCTCGCTTTCGCGAAAGCGAAAACACCACAGAAACCCAAACACAGGTCTATGATCTAGAACCCGGAGATCGTATTCTCATACGCAACGGTGAACTCATTCCCGTAGATGGGATTTTGATCAAGGGTAGTGCACTGATCGATTATAGTTTTGTGACTGGCGAGGCAGAGCCGGTGCAGAAGTCATCTGGCGAGATGCTGTATGCCGGTGGTCGCCAGCAAGCGGGAATCATAGAGCTGGAAGTCGTGAAGTCCGTGGAGCAGAGTTACCTGACCCAACTGTGGTCAGATGCTGTTTTTGAGCGCGACAAATCTACTTTTTACCAAAACATCACAGATAAAGTTAGCAAGCACTTCACGATAAGCTTGTTGAGCATTGCGGTATTGGCCACCTTATTCTGGATTTTTTACGAGCCATCCATGGCGCTTAATGTATTTACCGCCGTATTGATTGTGGCCTGCCCTTGTGCTATTGCCCTTGCTGCTCCCTTCACGCTGGGGAATGTGCTGCGCATTTTTGGGAGGCATAAGCTCTATCTCAAAAACAGTAGCGTAGTCGAGCAACTCGCCGAGGTCGATGCGGTCGTATTTGATAAGACTGGAACACTCACAAGCAACGAGCAGAGCGTGGTGCATTATGAGGGCGTCGCACTAAGCGATGCAGAGCGCAGCTTGCTTACCAGCACCTTACGGGCTTCTAACCACCCTCTTTCCCGTTCGATTTATGCTCTGCTCAAAGAAAACGAGATCCAGACACTCGACGAATTTGAAGAAGTGGTAGGGAAGGGCATGAGCGCCCGAGTTCATAATGATCATATCAAAGTAGGTGCATTGAATTATGTTTCAACAACACCAGTAATAGAACACCCACAAAAAAGTAATCGCACGACCGTCCACATAAGCACTAATAATCAATACAAAGGCTGTTATGTTTTCTACAATCAATACCGCGAGGGGGTGAGCGAGCTTTTTAAAACCCTGGGCGCAGATCAAGAACTTTACGTGCTCTCTGGTGACAACGATGGTGAGCGGGAATACCTGAACCAGATATTGCCTGCACAGACAAAATTTAACTTCAATCAAAAACCAGATGATAAACTATGGTTCATCAAGCGCCTGCAAGAAGAAAGTAAAAAAGTACTCATGGTAGGCGATGGTCTCAATGATGCCGGAGCGCTTGCCCAGAGCGATGTGGGAATTGCCGTATCAGAAAATGTGAACGTATTTTCACCAGCTTGTGACGGTATTCTAGACGCAACACGGTTTAGAGATCTGGCTGGATTTATCTCGCTTTCGCGAAAAGCGAAACAAGTCATCAAATACGCGTTTGTCTTCTCGCTATTCTATAACATCATCGGGCTGGGCTTTGCGGTCACGGGACAGCTCATGCCTGTCGTTGCAGCGATCTTGATGCCCTTGAGCAGCATTAGTATCGTAGCGTTTACGACGGTTTATACGTATTTCTTGGGAAGGAAATTTAATTGCCAGTCTGCACCCTGA
- the ccoG gene encoding cytochrome c oxidase accessory protein CcoG produces MAEQGRENFRDSIGTLNEEGKRAWVYPKKPDGKWYEYRKYVSYVLLAFLFSAPFIKINGNQFLMFNVLERRFNIFGFPFWPQDFHLFVICMIIGVVFVILFTVAFGRLFCGWVCPQTIFMEMVFRRIEYWIDGDRGKQIRLDKAPWNAEKIRKRALKWSIFFVISFLIANVFLAYLIGSDQLIRYIIDGPVKHWSTIISLLIFTGVFYFVFAWFREQVCIIACPYGRLQGVLLDNKSIVVAYDHKRGEKEDGRAKFRKKEDRAATGKGDCIDCFACVHVCPTGIDIRNGTQLECVNCTACIDACDSMMEAVDLPKGLIRYASEENIEKNKKFEFSPRLKGYTVVLGILIAVLIGMLFLRNDVEARILRLPGTLYERKAENMISNVYTYKLVNKTVDEIENVTFNLKSHKGTITVVSHDSFSVPEQGLAEGTLFIEINASALTGDKDRLEIEVLSGDEVIETTTTAFLGPRSYK; encoded by the coding sequence ATGGCTGAGCAAGGAAGAGAAAACTTTAGGGACAGTATAGGAACCTTGAATGAAGAGGGAAAGAGAGCTTGGGTATATCCTAAAAAGCCCGATGGGAAGTGGTATGAGTACCGCAAGTATGTGAGTTATGTTTTGCTGGCTTTCTTGTTCAGCGCGCCATTCATAAAAATTAATGGCAATCAGTTTTTGATGTTCAATGTGTTGGAACGCCGCTTCAATATTTTTGGTTTTCCATTCTGGCCGCAAGACTTTCACTTGTTTGTGATCTGTATGATTATAGGGGTTGTGTTTGTCATTCTTTTTACGGTCGCATTTGGTAGGTTATTTTGTGGCTGGGTATGTCCACAAACCATATTTATGGAAATGGTTTTTCGTCGCATCGAGTACTGGATAGACGGCGACCGTGGTAAACAGATACGTCTGGATAAAGCACCTTGGAATGCAGAGAAAATTAGGAAGAGAGCACTCAAATGGAGCATCTTTTTTGTGATCTCATTTTTGATCGCCAATGTTTTTCTCGCCTATTTGATAGGTAGCGACCAGTTGATAAGATACATCATAGATGGGCCGGTCAAACACTGGAGTACCATAATCTCGCTGTTGATTTTCACCGGAGTATTCTATTTTGTCTTTGCTTGGTTCAGAGAGCAAGTATGCATTATCGCTTGTCCTTACGGAAGGCTTCAAGGAGTGCTACTGGATAATAAATCCATTGTTGTGGCTTACGATCACAAAAGAGGAGAGAAAGAAGACGGCCGCGCCAAGTTTAGAAAGAAGGAAGATAGGGCGGCAACAGGGAAAGGCGATTGCATCGATTGTTTTGCTTGCGTTCACGTCTGCCCTACGGGTATCGATATACGCAATGGAACGCAGCTGGAATGCGTGAATTGTACCGCCTGTATAGACGCTTGTGACAGTATGATGGAAGCGGTGGACCTTCCCAAAGGCTTGATACGCTATGCCAGTGAGGAAAATATCGAGAAAAATAAGAAGTTTGAGTTCTCGCCCAGGCTCAAAGGATACACCGTTGTTCTTGGAATTTTGATCGCGGTACTTATCGGGATGCTGTTTTTACGCAATGACGTGGAGGCGCGTATTTTAAGATTACCTGGAACGCTGTATGAGCGTAAGGCTGAGAACATGATCAGCAATGTGTACACCTACAAATTAGTCAATAAAACGGTCGACGAGATTGAAAACGTGACCTTCAACCTTAAATCTCACAAAGGAACCATTACGGTCGTTTCTCACGATAGTTTTAGTGTTCCGGAGCAAGGACTGGCTGAGGGTACCTTATTTATAGAAATCAACGCGAGCGCACTGACTGGCGATAAAGATAGGCTGGAAATTGAGGTCTTGAGTGGTGATGAAGTCATTGAAACCACGACCACGGCCTTTCTAGGACCTAGGAGTTATAAGTAA
- a CDS encoding cbb3-type cytochrome c oxidase N-terminal domain-containing protein, whose amino-acid sequence MKTGPIIRVIIIAILGYLVLEFLGTTGEQSVFVEQPWLWAVLGVIIVFHIAAEACIGALERVLYLTLKPEARERYDREYAFAKANQFKWFKDTYKKLVGGKPIEQEGEIILDHNYDGIKELDNNLPPWWVYGFYATIVFAAIYLVRFEVFNDYDQVEEYEAAVAQAKIEIEEYKKTAKDLVDVNTVQLLTEVSDLNAGKSIFEGNCAACHKVTGAGGIGPNLTDDHWILGGGIKNVFRTISEGGRDGKGMVAWKSDLKPSEMAQVASYVLSLHGSNPPEAKEPEGEIWLDPDAPVEEVKVEVIDSTQIQVIIEDEPVTGDIIED is encoded by the coding sequence ATGAAAACCGGACCCATCATAAGAGTAATCATAATTGCCATTTTAGGATATCTCGTACTGGAATTCCTAGGCACAACGGGTGAGCAGTCCGTATTTGTAGAACAGCCCTGGCTTTGGGCAGTACTGGGTGTGATCATTGTTTTTCACATAGCTGCAGAGGCTTGTATCGGAGCATTGGAACGAGTGTTGTACCTTACGTTGAAACCTGAAGCTCGTGAGAGGTATGATAGAGAGTACGCTTTCGCGAAAGCGAACCAATTCAAATGGTTCAAAGACACCTATAAAAAACTCGTGGGTGGAAAACCTATTGAGCAAGAAGGGGAGATCATTCTGGATCATAACTACGATGGCATCAAGGAACTGGACAACAACCTGCCGCCATGGTGGGTGTATGGGTTTTACGCTACCATAGTTTTTGCAGCGATCTATCTGGTTCGTTTTGAGGTGTTCAATGATTACGATCAAGTTGAGGAATATGAAGCAGCCGTTGCTCAAGCAAAAATCGAGATCGAGGAATACAAGAAAACCGCAAAGGATCTCGTCGATGTAAATACAGTGCAACTGCTTACTGAAGTGAGTGATCTGAATGCCGGTAAAAGCATTTTTGAAGGGAATTGTGCCGCTTGTCATAAAGTCACTGGCGCGGGTGGTATAGGCCCTAACCTGACTGACGACCACTGGATCCTAGGTGGTGGTATCAAAAATGTCTTCAGGACTATCTCAGAAGGAGGTCGTGACGGTAAAGGAATGGTTGCTTGGAAATCTGATTTGAAACCTTCTGAAATGGCTCAGGTAGCCAGTTATGTGTTGAGTTTGCATGGAAGCAATCCGCCGGAGGCTAAGGAGCCTGAAGGTGAAATATGGCTGGATCCAGATGCACCGGTAGAAGAGGTTAAAGTTGAGGTGATTGATAGTACACAGATTCAGGTGATCATAGAAGATGAGCCTGTAACTGGAGACATTATTGAAGATTAA